One Pristiophorus japonicus isolate sPriJap1 chromosome 19, sPriJap1.hap1, whole genome shotgun sequence genomic window carries:
- the LOC139230655 gene encoding lymphotoxin-beta-like: protein MPGSHFDRLAQLRANSQQTGIYQHAPEPHQTLEWESVRGLAFTKDSVRYLGRSLVIPRHGLYYVYCQVGFRGSDCHSRSVTLYNWVYRKHDSYPEPLLLLAGTETVCGKNHNRGAWYTTLGQGAVVELEKDHQLFVNVSNPHLVDYLDGKTFFGVIKI, encoded by the exons ATGCCTGGCTCTCACTTCGATCGCCTGGCCCAGCTCCGAGCGAACTCTCAGCAAACGG GAATCTATCAGCATGCCCCGGAGCCCCACCAGACCCTGGAGTGGGAGTCAGTGCGGGGGCTGGCCTTCACCAAGGACTCGGTCAGGTACCTGGGCCGCTCGCTGGTCATCCCCCGCCACGGCCTGTACTACGTCTACTGCCAGGTGGGCTTCAGGGGCAGCGACTGCCACAGCCGCTCGGTCACGCTGTACAACTGGGTGTACCGCAAGCACGACTCCTACCCCGAGCCCCTGCTGCTGCTGGCCGGCACCGAGACCGTGTGCGGCAAGAACCACAACCGCGGGGCCTGGTACACCACCCTGGGCCAGGGTGCCGTGGTGGAGCTGGAGAAGGACCATCAGCTCTTTGTCAACGTCAGCAACCCGCATCTGGTGGACTATCTTGATGGGAAGACCTTCTTCGGCGTCATCAAGATCTGA